The Longimicrobium sp. genome has a segment encoding these proteins:
- a CDS encoding serine hydrolase has protein sequence PAAAQRPDLGALDAYVARAVREWRVPGLAIAVVKGDSVVFEKGYGTRTKGRDEPVDEHTLFAVGSTTKAFTVAALSMLADSGRVAWDDPVTRHLPAFSLADPYVTREITVRDLVTHRTGVAADDQLWLLGYPRAEIVRRMRWLPRAAGLRSEYAYNNNMFVVAGEVVGAASGSTWDAFVARRIYAPLAMAETFPTLAAARARPNLATPHDLRGDTVAAIPYRDIDNVGPAGSMMSSAHDMARWLRFQLDSARLNGRRLVSARQHAAWTTPQFVVPLERFYPAARAAGTHLAAYGLGWFLQDYRGRLVAMHTGSIDGMSAIVGMLPEEGVGVVVLANLDHAEVRHALMYRVFDLYLGAPERDWSAELRRLYAAAGRQRESVRVTGTRPTLPLARYAGTYADSLYGDLRVRLEGGRLVAALGPRLAGTLEHRAYDTFAIRWSDAGLGESTVTFSLDARGTVAAATVDGRPFARAAEPAASDAR, from the coding sequence CCGGCCGCCGCCCAGCGGCCGGACCTCGGCGCGCTGGACGCGTACGTCGCGCGGGCGGTGCGCGAGTGGCGGGTGCCGGGGCTGGCGATCGCGGTGGTGAAGGGCGACTCGGTGGTCTTCGAGAAGGGCTACGGCACGCGCACGAAGGGGCGCGACGAGCCGGTGGACGAGCACACGCTCTTCGCCGTGGGGTCCACCACGAAGGCGTTCACCGTGGCGGCGCTGTCGATGCTGGCGGACTCGGGGCGGGTGGCGTGGGACGACCCGGTGACCAGGCACCTGCCGGCGTTCTCGCTGGCCGACCCGTACGTCACCCGCGAGATCACCGTGCGCGACCTGGTCACCCACCGCACCGGCGTGGCGGCCGACGACCAGCTCTGGCTGCTGGGCTACCCGCGCGCCGAGATCGTGCGGCGGATGCGCTGGCTGCCGCGCGCGGCCGGCCTGCGCTCGGAGTACGCGTACAACAACAACATGTTCGTCGTCGCCGGCGAGGTGGTGGGCGCCGCGTCGGGGAGCACCTGGGACGCGTTCGTGGCGCGCCGGATCTACGCGCCGCTGGCGATGGCGGAGACGTTCCCCACGCTGGCCGCCGCGCGCGCTCGGCCCAACCTGGCCACGCCGCACGACCTGCGCGGCGACACCGTGGCCGCCATCCCGTACCGCGACATCGACAACGTGGGCCCGGCGGGGTCGATGATGTCGTCCGCGCACGACATGGCGCGCTGGCTCCGCTTCCAGCTCGACAGCGCGCGGCTGAACGGACGGCGGCTGGTCTCGGCGCGGCAGCACGCCGCCTGGACCACCCCGCAGTTCGTGGTGCCGCTGGAGCGCTTCTACCCGGCGGCGCGCGCGGCCGGGACGCACCTGGCGGCGTACGGGCTGGGGTGGTTCCTCCAGGACTACCGGGGGCGCCTGGTGGCGATGCACACCGGGAGCATCGACGGGATGAGCGCCATCGTGGGGATGCTCCCCGAGGAGGGCGTGGGCGTGGTGGTCCTGGCCAACCTGGACCACGCCGAGGTGCGCCACGCGCTGATGTACCGCGTCTTCGACCTGTACCTGGGCGCGCCGGAGCGTGACTGGAGCGCGGAGCTGCGCCGCCTCTACGCCGCGGCCGGCCGGCAGCGCGAGTCGGTGCGGGTGACGGGCACCCGCCCCACCCTGCCGCTGGCCCGCTACGCCGGCACCTACGCCGACTCGCTCTACGGCGACCTGCGGGTGCGGCTCGAGGGCGGCAGGCTCGTGGCCGCGCTGGGGCCGCGGCTCGCCGGCACGCTGGAGCACCGCGCCTACGACACCTTCGCGATCCGCTGGAGCGACGCGGGGCTGGGCGAGAGCACGGTCACCTTCTCGCTCGACGCGCGCGGCACCGTCGCCGCCGCCACGGTGGACGGCCGCCCCTTCGCCCGCGCGGCCGAGCCGGCGGCCTCCGACGCTCGCTGA
- a CDS encoding surface-adhesin E family protein produces the protein MAIPGISRICAAVSCTACLAAAPAAAQNHITFANIPYGTPADSVRTLLEARGFRHVRTYETGELRFRSAGDVVAVAMIGSGRLVGTAVWEPAADPEARLRAVVDSLRQALGPPVDSMDGFRAWARGRSAVLVGIRPEQPGGEPRLARVYHGPGIYDEAARRGAASGESNLPAPGPEWTVLGFNPRGARLAIDTTSISRSGAGVYRARVRIDEPEPVPDPSGRYDALVYGADYDCAKERTQLRSRTAILRGRTVRTDKGATVWVTPRPGSHEALALDLVCEYAARRPAPPAGGG, from the coding sequence ATGGCGATCCCAGGCATCTCCCGCATCTGCGCGGCCGTGTCATGCACGGCCTGTCTCGCCGCGGCCCCGGCGGCCGCGCAGAACCACATCACCTTCGCGAACATCCCGTACGGCACGCCGGCCGACAGCGTGCGCACGCTGCTGGAGGCGCGCGGCTTCCGCCACGTGCGCACCTACGAGACGGGCGAGCTGCGCTTCCGCTCGGCCGGCGACGTGGTGGCGGTGGCGATGATCGGCTCGGGGCGGCTGGTGGGGACGGCGGTGTGGGAGCCGGCCGCCGACCCCGAGGCGCGGCTGCGCGCCGTGGTCGACTCGCTCCGGCAGGCGCTCGGTCCGCCGGTGGACAGCATGGACGGCTTCCGCGCGTGGGCGCGGGGCCGCTCGGCGGTGCTGGTGGGGATCCGGCCGGAGCAGCCCGGCGGCGAGCCGCGGCTGGCGCGTGTGTACCACGGGCCGGGGATCTACGACGAAGCCGCCCGGCGCGGCGCCGCCTCCGGCGAGTCGAATCTGCCTGCGCCGGGACCGGAGTGGACCGTGCTCGGCTTCAACCCCCGGGGCGCGCGCCTGGCCATCGACACCACTTCGATCTCGCGGAGCGGCGCCGGCGTCTACCGCGCCCGCGTGCGCATCGACGAGCCGGAGCCGGTGCCGGACCCCTCGGGGCGCTACGACGCGCTCGTCTACGGCGCCGACTACGACTGCGCGAAGGAACGGACGCAGCTCCGCAGCCGGACGGCGATCCTGCGTGGACGCACGGTGCGCACCGACAAGGGCGCGACGGTGTGGGTCACCCCGCGCCCCGGCAGCCACGAGGCGCTGGCGCTCGACCTGGTGTGCGAGTACGCGGCGCGCCGGCCCGCGCCGCCGGCGGGAGGCGGGTGA
- a CDS encoding helix-turn-helix transcriptional regulator gives MRMAGLGEFLRERREVLRQGDRRYSVRQVAARVGVQPSYLSKVERDEVSPPSEETLVRLARELDVEPDLLLALAGKVSSDLLEAIRRRPLLFGQLIRELRDLPDHAVLRLVREVRDGSW, from the coding sequence ATGCGGATGGCAGGCCTGGGAGAATTCCTGCGTGAGCGGCGCGAGGTGCTGCGGCAGGGCGATCGGCGGTACTCGGTGCGCCAGGTGGCCGCGCGCGTCGGGGTGCAGCCCTCGTACCTCAGCAAGGTCGAGCGCGACGAGGTGTCGCCGCCGTCGGAGGAGACGCTGGTGCGGCTGGCGCGCGAGCTGGACGTGGAGCCCGACCTGCTCCTGGCGCTGGCGGGCAAGGTCTCCAGCGACCTGCTGGAGGCCATCCGGAGGCGCCCGCTCCTCTTCGGGCAGCTCATCCGGGAGCTGCGCGACCTCCCCGACCACGCCGTGCTCCGGCTGGTGCGCGAGGTCCGCGACGGGAGCTGGTGA
- a CDS encoding RloB family protein: MARRGPRREETRDLRRHPASRDPLPLILVVCEGTVTEPEYINEFRLAHGTTTVRVHVVAPGGDPMALVQHAIDISEAAAREARRARDENLAYDEVWCVIDVDVHARLVEARTLAGRNRVNLAVSNPCFELWLLLHFAEHTAHLNAGDARRRLRKHLPNYDKHVRFEDVAAGYADAVKRAEALDRRHAGADSEGANPSTGVYRLTERIRQFGKSERL; the protein is encoded by the coding sequence ATGGCCCGACGCGGCCCACGCCGGGAGGAAACCCGTGATCTCAGGCGCCACCCCGCTTCTCGCGATCCCCTCCCGCTGATCCTGGTGGTCTGCGAAGGAACGGTGACGGAGCCGGAGTACATCAACGAGTTCCGGCTCGCTCACGGGACCACCACGGTCCGCGTCCACGTGGTCGCTCCGGGTGGCGACCCGATGGCGCTGGTACAGCACGCGATCGACATCAGCGAGGCTGCGGCTCGCGAGGCACGGCGTGCACGCGACGAGAACCTCGCTTACGACGAAGTCTGGTGTGTCATCGACGTCGACGTGCACGCTCGCCTGGTGGAAGCGCGGACTCTGGCGGGGAGGAACCGGGTCAATCTCGCGGTGTCGAATCCCTGCTTCGAGCTGTGGCTGCTCCTGCACTTCGCCGAGCACACGGCACACCTGAACGCGGGTGACGCTCGCCGGCGCCTGCGGAAGCACCTGCCTAACTACGACAAGCACGTGCGGTTCGAAGACGTGGCGGCGGGGTACGCGGACGCGGTCAAGAGGGCGGAGGCTCTCGACCGCCGCCATGCAGGAGCGGACTCGGAGGGCGCGAACCCCTCGACCGGCGTGTACCGGCTCACGGAGCGCATCCGGCAATTCGGGAAATCCGAGCGCCTGTAG
- a CDS encoding ATP-binding protein: protein MLIRFRVENHRSIRDEQEFSLVASPLSGHAESLVRVDRYDLDLLRVAAVYGANASGKSTLFDALSFMRSAVTRSQRSWRPDGGIARVPFALDSKMSYEPSLFAIDLVLDGVRYEYGFIVNSSRVLEEWLHAYPKGRKQEWFIRDAARKEEFSFSRLLAGENRSISTLTRPNSLFLSAAVQNNHEALAPIYNWFSRSLSIVDNRTRSLIEARVAERCMDDSYRAAVLSMLKSADLGITNLEVEEEVDLADVVEVVLDMFRGHGDDSLSVDEVPNAIRRSPRVQLKHESGTSDGFALPFDHESQGTRTLFSLAGLMVDVLATGGTLVVDELDRSLHPHLAIEIVNIFNDPTTNRNNAQLVFNTHDTNLLDTSILRRDQIWFTEKGDDGATRLFPLTDFRARKYENLERGYLQGRYGAVPSVRSPDLRKIVGG, encoded by the coding sequence GTGCTGATTCGCTTCCGAGTCGAAAACCACCGGTCGATCCGCGACGAGCAGGAGTTTTCGCTCGTAGCGTCACCGCTATCCGGGCACGCGGAGTCGCTCGTCCGCGTCGACCGCTACGACCTGGACCTGCTGCGCGTGGCGGCGGTCTACGGTGCGAACGCGTCGGGGAAGTCGACGCTGTTCGATGCTCTGTCGTTCATGCGCTCTGCGGTTACAAGATCGCAACGTTCTTGGAGGCCGGATGGCGGGATTGCGCGGGTCCCATTCGCTCTCGATTCCAAGATGAGTTACGAGCCGTCGCTTTTTGCGATAGATCTCGTACTCGATGGTGTTCGATACGAATACGGTTTTATAGTCAACTCTTCGCGCGTTCTTGAGGAATGGCTTCACGCCTATCCCAAGGGACGGAAGCAGGAGTGGTTCATCCGTGATGCTGCTCGGAAAGAGGAGTTTTCCTTCAGCCGATTGCTTGCCGGTGAGAACCGCTCGATCAGCACTCTTACACGACCGAACAGTCTCTTCCTGTCAGCAGCGGTGCAGAACAACCACGAAGCTTTGGCTCCGATCTACAACTGGTTCTCTCGAAGCCTGTCGATCGTCGATAATCGTACGCGAAGCCTCATCGAAGCCCGCGTTGCGGAGCGATGCATGGACGATTCGTATCGAGCTGCTGTTCTATCTATGCTCAAATCGGCGGACCTAGGGATTACCAATCTTGAGGTTGAGGAAGAGGTCGACCTGGCTGATGTAGTTGAGGTCGTCCTAGATATGTTTCGTGGTCATGGAGACGATAGTTTGTCAGTTGATGAAGTGCCCAATGCCATTCGCCGGTCTCCACGCGTTCAACTGAAGCACGAGTCAGGCACATCCGACGGATTCGCTCTACCGTTCGATCACGAATCTCAGGGCACGCGGACACTGTTCTCTCTGGCTGGGCTAATGGTGGACGTTCTCGCTACGGGCGGGACTTTGGTAGTGGATGAGTTGGACCGCAGCCTGCATCCACACCTGGCGATAGAGATCGTGAACATCTTCAACGACCCCACTACGAACCGCAACAACGCACAACTGGTCTTCAACACCCACGACACGAACCTGCTCGACACCAGCATCCTGCGCAGGGACCAGATCTGGTTCACGGAGAAGGGCGACGATGGCGCCACCCGGCTGTTTCCACTCACAGACTTCCGGGCGCGAAAGTACGAGAACCTGGAGAGGGGCTACCTCCAGGGGCGCTACGGAGCGGTTCCGTCGGTGCGCTCGCCGGACCTCCGCAAGATTGTGGGTGGTTGA
- a CDS encoding PQQ-binding-like beta-propeller repeat protein, translated as MTQRSHRPGRLAAPALALAAALLLTAAGCSEVTGGEGRGEARVLWRVPLEEPAFGFGVPATDGERLYAPYRGVSAFSARDGRLLWRRPLAQYAPRNLVLQGGRVYAAESVVFAFDAATGRELWRFSPDSSADYAQSAADERALYVGTRDHRVTALGAADGLPLWSTDVGPGWEHAGLVAGVAVSGDTVYAAAERHHSANGFFSSGWLVALDRATGRVLWTYRSGDGTDGRTFSSAPTVAGRLLLASDRKANAVVAVDRFTGREAWRATGLPGFVGFTMAPEVVDGVVYASSGDRRVYAFRLDDGSALWRTETPAANDYFAVCGGRVLANYQGVAVIDRRTGHRLQQLLDADEDFVSSPFAVAGSRAWVLGNRAMYALACGG; from the coding sequence ATGACGCAGAGGTCCCACCGGCCGGGGCGGCTCGCCGCCCCGGCCCTGGCGCTGGCGGCGGCGCTGCTGCTCACGGCCGCCGGCTGCTCGGAGGTGACCGGCGGGGAGGGCCGCGGCGAGGCGCGCGTGCTCTGGCGCGTGCCGCTGGAGGAGCCCGCCTTCGGCTTCGGGGTGCCGGCCACCGACGGCGAGCGCCTGTACGCGCCGTACCGCGGCGTGTCGGCGTTCAGCGCGCGCGACGGGCGCCTGCTCTGGCGCAGGCCCCTGGCGCAGTACGCCCCGCGCAACCTGGTGCTCCAGGGCGGCCGGGTGTATGCGGCCGAGTCGGTGGTCTTCGCCTTCGACGCGGCCACGGGGCGCGAGCTGTGGCGCTTCTCCCCCGACTCGTCGGCCGACTACGCGCAGTCGGCCGCGGACGAGCGCGCGCTGTACGTGGGCACGCGCGACCACCGGGTCACGGCGCTCGGCGCCGCCGACGGCCTCCCGCTCTGGAGCACGGACGTCGGCCCGGGGTGGGAGCACGCCGGGCTGGTGGCCGGGGTGGCCGTCTCGGGCGACACGGTGTACGCGGCGGCCGAGCGGCACCACTCGGCCAACGGCTTCTTCTCGTCGGGCTGGCTGGTGGCGCTGGACCGCGCCACCGGGCGCGTGCTGTGGACGTACCGCAGCGGCGACGGCACGGACGGGCGCACCTTCAGCTCGGCGCCCACGGTGGCGGGGCGGCTCCTGCTGGCCAGCGACCGCAAGGCGAACGCGGTGGTGGCGGTGGACCGCTTCACCGGGCGCGAGGCGTGGCGGGCCACGGGGCTCCCCGGCTTCGTCGGCTTCACCATGGCGCCCGAGGTGGTGGACGGGGTGGTGTACGCCTCGTCGGGCGACCGCCGGGTGTACGCCTTCCGCCTGGACGACGGGAGCGCGCTCTGGAGGACGGAGACGCCGGCGGCCAACGACTACTTCGCCGTGTGCGGCGGGCGGGTGCTGGCCAACTACCAGGGGGTGGCGGTGATCGACCGCCGCACGGGCCACCGCCTGCAGCAGCTGCTGGACGCCGACGAGGACTTCGTGTCGTCGCCGTTCGCGGTGGCGGGGAGCCGCGCCTGGGTGCTGGGGAACCGGGCGATGTACGCGCTGGCGTGCGGCGGCTGA
- a CDS encoding alpha/beta hydrolase: MPTRSSHRRTALAAGAAALLAAACTDRNPVVDTPLAPTGPHTMMAYQEPAMDPADTYVSMSSEVESSTTITLAEPVYDASTGQSTTTLTLTGPAESRSIEAGYDTYDQVLVNTYRQPDGLDPEAAVANQVRAIKTVAADYNQYDANGSYIPADKPDGSVTTSPLAVLGSLQGVSITQGVIIEDASSDPGTPRPQGLGGLGGDVDYPDPSTLRITSTLFGGGVVIQGAGAAQPDRGTLTRVYKRRGQHWVLQEVVTEATASTGEATFATRQTMRISNVKFRINKQKEARRLQATRERPDPQFGREAAPSTVPDRLQMCAYSYNTYALCRDPGDTEPIDPGTGGGTTTPPPGANIVFQHGFLSNAGAWSRMDPWISERFYLNTKLVPSLNGNDRAFNQATDLIGRIDATGQKNFILVGSSMGGLVARSVAQRRGDLARGVITLSTPHQGALLARNGRQALSGYLNGQLNRLYFGCQSPYQDVGCYIAYIIGNYAVDQALQWAIDAALPGQIDLQPNNSFVQQLNSTPEAFTRVGIESYANKRFVLARLAGDRICNPESACGGRAFASYAQWGYSGFVSCSVIASLLGYWNTAYWCAYIYRRMDDVDRGWDQITAPGMTSDGIVQGPSQVYPNANQQYPINGGDSHLGGTRSDKMRDRLVSALSNNFAVPRKF, encoded by the coding sequence ATGCCCACACGCAGTAGCCACCGGCGCACGGCGCTGGCGGCGGGTGCGGCGGCCCTGCTCGCCGCCGCCTGCACGGACCGGAACCCGGTGGTCGACACCCCGCTCGCGCCCACCGGCCCCCACACCATGATGGCTTACCAGGAGCCCGCGATGGACCCCGCGGACACCTACGTGAGCATGAGCAGCGAAGTGGAGAGCTCCACCACCATCACCCTGGCCGAGCCGGTGTACGACGCGTCCACCGGCCAGTCCACCACCACGCTCACCCTCACCGGCCCCGCCGAGTCGCGCAGCATCGAGGCGGGGTACGACACCTACGACCAGGTGCTGGTGAACACCTACCGCCAGCCCGACGGCCTGGACCCCGAGGCCGCGGTGGCCAACCAGGTGCGCGCCATCAAGACGGTGGCCGCGGACTACAACCAGTACGACGCCAACGGGAGCTACATCCCCGCCGACAAGCCCGACGGCTCGGTGACCACCTCGCCGCTCGCCGTGCTGGGGTCGCTGCAGGGCGTCTCCATCACGCAGGGGGTCATCATCGAGGACGCCAGCAGCGACCCGGGCACCCCGCGGCCCCAGGGGCTCGGCGGCCTGGGCGGCGACGTGGACTACCCCGACCCCAGCACCCTGCGCATCACCTCCACGCTCTTCGGCGGCGGGGTGGTGATCCAGGGCGCCGGCGCGGCGCAGCCCGACCGGGGGACGCTCACGCGCGTCTACAAGCGCCGCGGCCAGCACTGGGTGCTGCAGGAGGTGGTCACCGAGGCCACGGCCTCCACGGGCGAGGCCACCTTCGCCACCCGCCAGACCATGCGGATCAGCAACGTCAAGTTCCGCATCAACAAGCAGAAGGAGGCCCGGCGGCTGCAGGCCACGCGCGAGCGCCCCGACCCGCAGTTCGGGCGGGAGGCCGCGCCGTCGACCGTGCCGGACCGCCTGCAGATGTGCGCCTACTCGTACAACACGTACGCCCTCTGCCGCGACCCGGGCGACACCGAGCCGATCGACCCGGGGACGGGGGGAGGGACCACCACGCCTCCGCCGGGCGCCAACATCGTCTTCCAGCACGGCTTCCTGAGCAACGCCGGCGCCTGGAGCCGCATGGACCCGTGGATCAGCGAGCGGTTCTACCTGAACACCAAGCTCGTTCCCAGCCTCAACGGCAACGACCGGGCGTTCAACCAGGCCACCGACCTCATCGGCCGCATCGACGCCACCGGGCAGAAGAACTTCATCCTGGTGGGGAGCAGCATGGGCGGGCTGGTGGCGCGCAGCGTCGCCCAGCGGCGCGGCGACCTGGCGCGCGGGGTGATCACCCTCAGCACGCCGCACCAGGGCGCGCTGCTGGCCCGCAACGGGCGCCAGGCGCTCTCCGGCTACCTGAACGGCCAGCTCAACCGCCTGTACTTCGGCTGCCAGTCGCCGTACCAGGACGTGGGGTGCTACATCGCGTACATCATCGGCAACTACGCGGTCGACCAGGCGCTGCAGTGGGCCATCGACGCCGCGCTGCCGGGGCAGATCGACCTGCAGCCGAACAACTCGTTCGTGCAGCAGCTCAACTCCACCCCCGAGGCCTTCACGCGGGTGGGGATCGAGAGCTACGCCAACAAGCGCTTCGTGCTGGCGCGCCTGGCGGGCGACCGCATCTGCAACCCCGAGTCGGCGTGCGGCGGCCGGGCGTTCGCCTCGTACGCCCAGTGGGGGTACAGCGGGTTCGTGAGCTGCTCGGTGATCGCCAGCCTGCTGGGGTACTGGAACACGGCGTACTGGTGCGCCTACATCTACCGCCGCATGGACGACGTGGACCGCGGCTGGGACCAGATCACGGCGCCGGGGATGACGTCGGACGGGATCGTGCAGGGCCCGTCGCAGGTGTACCCGAACGCCAACCAGCAGTACCCGATCAACGGCGGCGACTCGCACCTGGGCGGCACGCGCAGCGACAAGATGCGCGACCGGCTGGTCAGCGCGCTGTCGAACAACTTCGCCGTTCCCCGAAAGTTCTGA
- a CDS encoding ATP-binding protein, whose translation MHSTPAPLRLSPGQRVAATFGGTLIVLVFGALAYHGAARERDTRAAVNNSRGVIEELHKAIGLTVDAETGQRGYLLTRRAEYLEPYSRARDSVQASLTTLRELTEDDVPAQRARVDSLAFLLGGKFDELEETLAVARADGVPAALRIVGTGRGRERMDQARAMAQAIGNHERDELERLDLRAARYENGLLATLALGTALATLVSLLLNGVLERYGASQARFAAALEGAYAQLEEQQVELELQNEQLQEQSGELEAQNEQLHLVTSELEERTEAAEAANVAKARFLAAMSHDLRTPLNAIAGYVDLLEMGVRGPVSEAQVADLQRIRHSGRRLLAMINDILSFARIEAGRVEVHPEPVPLEPVLREMESSFLPQLASRGLQYDCLPSPRPLVVQADPEKMQQVVLNLVTNAIKFTEPGGRVTLSCEEDGDGVLVRVRDTGRGIPPEKLPGIFEPFVQVDREKTAQEHQGVGLGLAISRELARAMGGDLTAESTAGRGSCFTLRLPKAAAGPDRRPSPGAADDRGEGDGATPDKGDVEAGSALSVGVPVAEAPGSRADPPQGLTRS comes from the coding sequence ATGCATTCCACCCCCGCTCCCCTGCGCCTCTCGCCCGGACAGCGCGTGGCCGCCACCTTCGGCGGCACGCTCATCGTGCTCGTCTTCGGCGCGCTGGCGTACCACGGCGCGGCGCGCGAGCGCGACACCCGCGCGGCGGTGAACAACAGCCGCGGCGTGATCGAGGAGCTGCACAAGGCGATCGGCCTGACCGTCGACGCCGAGACGGGGCAGCGCGGCTACCTGCTCACCCGCCGCGCCGAGTACCTCGAGCCGTACAGCCGCGCGCGCGACAGCGTGCAGGCGTCGCTCACGACGCTGCGCGAGCTGACCGAAGACGACGTTCCGGCGCAGCGGGCGCGGGTGGACAGCCTGGCGTTCCTCCTGGGCGGCAAGTTCGACGAGCTGGAGGAGACGCTGGCGGTGGCCCGCGCCGACGGCGTTCCCGCCGCGCTGCGCATCGTGGGCACCGGCCGCGGCAGGGAGCGCATGGACCAGGCGCGCGCCATGGCCCAGGCCATCGGGAATCACGAGCGCGACGAGCTGGAGCGCCTGGACCTGCGGGCGGCGCGCTACGAGAACGGGCTGCTGGCCACCCTGGCCCTGGGGACGGCGCTGGCCACGCTGGTGTCGCTGCTGCTGAACGGGGTGCTGGAGCGCTACGGGGCCTCGCAGGCGCGCTTCGCGGCCGCGCTGGAGGGCGCATACGCGCAGCTGGAGGAGCAGCAGGTGGAGCTGGAGCTGCAGAACGAGCAGCTGCAGGAGCAGTCGGGCGAGCTGGAGGCGCAGAACGAGCAGCTCCACCTGGTCACCAGCGAGCTGGAGGAGCGCACCGAGGCGGCCGAGGCGGCCAACGTGGCCAAGGCCCGCTTCCTGGCCGCCATGTCGCACGACCTGCGCACGCCGCTGAACGCCATCGCCGGCTACGTGGACCTGCTGGAGATGGGGGTGCGCGGGCCCGTGAGCGAGGCGCAGGTGGCGGACCTGCAGCGCATCCGCCACAGCGGCCGCCGGCTGCTGGCCATGATCAACGACATCCTGAGCTTCGCCCGCATCGAGGCCGGGCGGGTGGAGGTGCACCCCGAGCCGGTGCCGCTGGAGCCGGTCCTGCGCGAGATGGAGTCGAGCTTCCTCCCGCAGCTGGCCTCGCGCGGGCTGCAGTACGACTGCCTCCCCTCCCCCCGGCCGCTCGTGGTGCAGGCGGACCCGGAGAAGATGCAGCAGGTGGTGCTGAACCTGGTGACCAACGCCATCAAGTTCACCGAGCCCGGCGGCAGGGTGACGCTCTCGTGCGAGGAGGACGGCGACGGCGTGCTCGTCCGGGTGCGCGACACGGGGCGCGGCATCCCGCCCGAGAAGCTCCCGGGGATCTTCGAGCCGTTCGTGCAGGTGGACCGCGAGAAGACGGCCCAGGAGCACCAGGGCGTGGGGCTGGGGCTGGCGATCAGCCGCGAGCTGGCGCGGGCCATGGGGGGCGACCTGACGGCCGAGAGCACCGCCGGCCGGGGCTCGTGCTTCACGCTGCGCCTGCCGAAGGCCGCCGCCGGGCCCGACCGCCGTCCGTCTCCCGGCGCGGCCGACGACCGCGGCGAGGGCGACGGCGCCACACCGGACAAGGGCGACGTGGAAGCCGGCTCCGCGCTCTCCGTGGGAGTGCCCGTCGCGGAAGCGCCGGGGTCCCGCGCGGACCCGCCCCAAGGCCTCACACGGAGTTGA
- a CDS encoding enhanced serine sensitivity protein SseB C-terminal domain-containing protein: MSSDPSRPGEPYTRVQVPRSQIQLLGEPAGDGVPVLKAELARILAAEGNTSRAYLSRVQYPGEDRKRLALILDSRAPGQETARAIARECQPLVAVDILFLESLPRSEAERLQQTAAPFYPPDGARTSSS; encoded by the coding sequence ATGTCCTCCGATCCCTCCCGTCCCGGGGAGCCGTACACCCGGGTACAGGTGCCGAGGAGTCAGATCCAGCTTCTCGGCGAGCCGGCCGGCGACGGAGTCCCGGTCCTGAAGGCCGAGCTCGCGAGGATCCTGGCCGCGGAAGGGAACACTTCGCGCGCCTACCTGTCGAGGGTCCAGTATCCGGGCGAAGACCGGAAGCGCCTCGCGCTCATCCTCGACTCCCGGGCTCCAGGGCAGGAGACCGCTCGGGCGATCGCCCGGGAGTGCCAGCCGCTCGTGGCGGTCGACATCCTGTTCCTGGAGTCGCTCCCCCGCTCGGAGGCGGAGCGGCTGCAGCAGACGGCCGCGCCCTTCTATCCGCCCGACGGAGCGAGAACAAGCTCTTCCTGA